In Lentibacillus amyloliquefaciens, one DNA window encodes the following:
- a CDS encoding RluA family pseudouridine synthase, giving the protein MDIPILYEDNHVLVVEKPVNIPVQEDRTKDNDLLTMLKSDIKVRHEKPGNVYLALVHRLDRPVGGAMVFAKTSKAASRLSDAIRRGAFEKHYLAVVRGNPPQNQGTLEDFLVKDHRENKVHIASANTKDAKKAVLDYEKIGNNNDLNLIKVNLHTGRPHQIRVQLANIGCPIYGDQKYGQHVNKPGQQIALWSHLLAFEHPTKKDMTENESLPPETYPWQLWPEFCKRS; this is encoded by the coding sequence GTGGACATTCCTATTCTATATGAAGACAATCATGTGCTTGTGGTTGAAAAACCGGTTAATATACCTGTTCAGGAAGACAGAACGAAGGACAACGATTTGCTGACAATGCTAAAAAGTGATATTAAAGTCCGTCATGAGAAGCCCGGCAATGTCTATTTGGCGCTCGTCCACCGGCTAGACCGGCCGGTTGGCGGTGCAATGGTATTTGCTAAAACGTCGAAAGCTGCTTCACGTCTGTCGGACGCGATACGCAGAGGCGCATTTGAGAAGCATTATCTGGCTGTTGTCCGGGGCAATCCGCCGCAAAATCAGGGCACGCTGGAGGACTTTTTAGTGAAAGACCATCGTGAAAATAAAGTACACATCGCCTCAGCAAATACGAAAGACGCAAAAAAAGCGGTCTTGGATTATGAAAAAATTGGAAATAACAATGATCTAAACCTGATCAAAGTTAACCTCCACACCGGCAGGCCGCACCAGATACGCGTTCAATTGGCGAATATCGGGTGTCCAATCTATGGCGATCAGAAATATGGCCAACATGTAAACAAACCGGGGCAGCAAATTGCTTTATGGTCGCACTTGTTAGCATTCGAACATCCGACAAAGAAAGATATGACAGAAAATGAGTCGCTACCGCCTGAGACCTACCCATGGCAACTCTGGCCGGAATTTTGCAAAAGGAGCTGA